TGATGATCATGACCATGAACAAGATCACGAGGCTGAACATGAGGATGGCGACCCGCATATTTTTTTGGATCCGGCCCGTAGTATAGACGTTGCGGAGAATATTAAACATACACTTATCGAGTTGCGGCCGGAACAGGAAGCTTATTTTACGGAAAACTATGAAGCGCTACGTGATGACCTGGAAACGCTCGATCAAACGTTGGAATCGACGTTTGCAGAGGCCGATCGTGATGAGTTGATTGTCTCCCATGCTGCTTATGGCTACTGGGAAGATCGCTACGGATTAGAACAATTGAGCGTTCTAGGTCTTTCCCCTAATGAAGAGCCGTCCCAGTCAGAGCTTGCCGAAATCGAAAATCGCTGAAGAAGAGGATATCGGCTACGTCGTTTTTGAAAATAACGTGAACAGTTCCGTCACCGAAGTGATTCAGGAGGAAATCGGCGCAGAAAGTCTGGTGCTTCGAAACTTGGAATCCATTTCCGAAGAAGACATGGAGAATAATGAAGACTATTTCAGCATAATGGGGAAAAATATTGAGACGTTGGAGACAGCGTTGAATGAGTAGGGGAGCGCTTGGAGGAAGCTTCATTTGGAAAGTTCCTGGCCTTTTCCAGCGCATCTGAGAAGAAGGCGTCTATTCAAGGAGCGCCGGGTCCTCGTTTGTGAAAATAAAAATAAGAAGTGCCCGTTAAATGTGGGCTTAAAGAAAGTGAACTGAGATTGATTACAGCAAAAATGCCTGTCATTAGGATAGATGAAAAAATTTTAGGGGAAGTAAATGGGCTGATTTCTCCTACAACTCTTTGACAAAAGGAAACAGCCAAAAAAACAGCATTGATACGGTTTCTTGGCTGTTTTTGTTCATTTCAAATGCAAAACTTAGGAATATTATTGCTTCAAATCGCTTGGAGCATCATCCTTGGCTATTTGTCTTCATTTTGTCTTCATTCGTACCTCTTCTTATTTCTTTTCCCTTTTCTTATTCTTGTTCTTTTTCTTCGGTGAATCATCGGATAAATACCTGATCCTAGATAAGCCTGTTTTTCTTCGATAAATGATAGTGATGACAGCACCGACAATTAAAACAATGGAAATGACTTGTGCAGTACGCAGGAAGTCAAAGATCATTAAACTGTCCGTACGTAATCCTTCGATGAAGAAGCGTCCAAATGAGTACCAAATAACGTACGTGAGAAAAAGGTCACCACGCCTCATGTTGACTCTTCGTAAATAAAGAAGAATTCCAACCCCGATGAAACTCCAAATGGATTCATATAGAAAAGTTGGATGATAGTAGCTGCCATCAATGAACATTTGATTGATAATCCAATCGGGAAGCATAAGATTTTCAAGAAATTCTCTCGATACCTCTCCGCCATGAGCCTCTTGGTTTATAAAATTGCCCCAGCGTCCAATGGCTTGCCCAAGTAAAATACTCGGGGCTGCAATATCTGCAACTTTCCAAAAAGAAAAGCCTCGAATTTTTGCAAATACATACCCAGTAAGAACGCCACCAACTAGCCCACCGTGGATCGCAAGGCCACCTTCCCAGATTGCAATTATTTGTCCTGGGTTTTCCAAATAATAATCCAAGTTGAAGATGACATAATACATCCTTGCAAAAACCAGTGCAACTGGAACTGCCCAGATGAGTAAATCCGCGAAAAAGTCTTTTGGAAGTCCACGACGTATGGCTTCACGGTTGGCTAATACGTACCCTAGTAAGGCACCAAGAATGATAATAACGCCATACCAATATATCGGCCAGCCGAAGATTTCAAAGGCAACGGGGTTTAATGGTTGTACATTAGAAAGCAGCATTTTTTCACTCATTTCTGGCATTTGATCAAAAATTCCCTGACCTTGACAATAAGTTCTATGAGAATTTTCTTTCCCAAATAGATGGTTTTACCTGCGTAATAGCATTAAGGTATTTACAAATTCCCTTTAAAAAACTACGACTTACGTTAAGACAAAAATGTGGAGAAATAATGAAGAACTCCCTTTGTCACAAAAATGTGACCCTATATTACACGCAATATAAGATCACAAAATCATACCATCATATTAATGGTCATCAAACGGTGGCCATGGGGTTTTACACGTTAGCAAAATAAATCAGGATAGGCGATGTTAGTATTTAATTTGTTTTCAGTGGCCCTTCCCAAACGGCCATTCCTCCACCAAAATTGGCAACATCATCAAATCCTTGATTAACAAGAAAGTCCGCACTATCAACCCCCATGCTCCCTGTGTGGCAAATTAAGATGATCCGGTTGTCATCGCTCAATTCGTTATAACGTTGTTGAAATTTATCGTAAGGAATATGAATCGCACCGGGGATATGTCCTTCGTCGTAAAGCTCTTTTTCACGCAAGTCAACCAATTCAACGTTTGCCTCACCAATCTCTGCACTCACCTCGTTTTGGTTAATCTCTATCCACTCCCCTGCTTCCTCGGCTTCAGGTTCAACCGTAAATGGGTTAAACGTTAGAAAAAACACTAAAGTTATTACCGTCAAAACAATGGGCATGATATATTTACCCCGCAATTGCTTCCCCCCTGTATAAGTATCCAGATGATGAAGTTATTGACCCTTGAACATTCAATGTATGCCCTTACTGAGGAATCATTGTGTTTATCTCCTTTTATCATTTCTCATCTTTCCTCATAGTTCTAGTGTAGGTGAAAAAAGTGAAGAAATAATGAAGTATTCTTATGAAAGATGCCCCAGGATCGTTTTGAAGAAAAAGCTGCCCGGTGTTCCAGATCTCCATAGTTTTTTCATACATTTTTTATATACTAATAAAAAAGCGTAAGGAAAGGAATGAAAGAAAAGGAATGAGCCGAGCGATCAAAAAACATATTTTCTTGTTCTTTGTAACCGTGGCACTTATGGCTTTCTTTCTTTTTTTAAGAGGAGAATGGGATCCGATGCATGCCTGGAACCGTGCTTTTGCCGACATATCTGTTCTTTACATCGTAGCGATTCTCCTTCTTGGATCATCTTCAAAGTTTAGCAACAGCATGAAATTATTGCTGCACTGGAGGAAACAGCTAGGGATTTGGGTGGCCATAACGGCTTTTGCTCATGTTTACATTATTTTTGATGGTTGGATTATGTGGGACTTCATGAGGCTGTTCTTTGTCTTCAATCCCATGACAAATAGTTATGACACTCACCCAGGATTTGCCATTGGTAATCTTATTGGCATAGTGGCTTTGATTTATTTATTTGCACTTTTCATGACCTCAAATAAAAAGAGTATAAAAATGCTTGGCCAAGAGAGTTGGAAATATCTCCAACAGCGTGTGCACATATATTATATATTGGTCGTTCTGCACACGGTTTATTTCTTGTTCTTTCACATCCCGTTACCCAATTTTGCTCGAATTCCATTTCTATTTTTAGTTGTTATAGTGTGGGCTGTACATATCTTTGGCTTTGTTAAAGTCCTTTCGGAGAGGAATCAAAAAAATTAGCTAGTTTGAAACCTAAATAAATGACAATCTCCATTGGAATGATACAAAAAGCCTTACATAGAGATGCGAATTGGAAGTTATAAATTCCCAACAAATGGAGTGATGTGCAGTGGGACAAGATGTGTGGTTTGCCCTTGGCCTGACGTTGATCGCTGGGCTTCTCGGCGGGGTCATGATTTATGTATCTTTCGTGGAGATTTTTTCTGAAGCTCAGGATGCCTTAACAAGCGCTATAGGGGAGCAGATCGGAAGTTGGCTGACGGTGGGCGGATTCTTTGCCGGTATGTTGCTGGTTGCGTTGATCGACAAGCTTGTTCCTAATCAAGGCAACCCTCATGAAGTGAAAAAAGTGGAAGAGATGAATCAATCTCCCCAATCAGCCAGATCAAAAAACCCGGAATTAATGAGAATGGGGAGTTTCACCGCACTTGCTATAACCATCCACAACTTTCCGGAAGGTATTGCCACATTTACCGCGGCTTTACAAGAACCTACGCTCGGCGTTGCCATAGCGATCGCAGTTGCCCTTCACAATATCCCGGAAGGCATCACGGTATCTGTCCCCATGTATTATGCAACAGGAAGCAGAAAGAAAGCACTTTTGTATTCATTTTTGTCAGGATTATTAGAGCCCCTCGGTGCAGTGGTCGCATTTATGGTCTTGATGCCTTTCTTAAATGATATTCTGTTCGGCATCGTATTTGCTTCCGTTGCTGGGATTATGGTTTTTATCTCATTGGATGGGCTCATTCCTACGGCCAAAAAATATAATAAAGAGCATTCCTCGATTTATGGGTTCCTACTCGGTATGGCTGTCATGGCGTTTAGCTTGCAGTTGCTTTTCTGAAAGAGGAAAAAAGCTGCCTTGTGATTATGTTATTTTATAGTGTGCACTTTTCAGCCGGATTAACTTATTCATGTTTGTGAAATAGTTTTCCTCAACGATCTGGTGTTTAATATACATTACCCCCCTAATGCATTTTTAAATTTATCATATGTTGATATTGCAGCCATAAAATAGTGATAAAGGACAAGGAGCATGATTAAATGATTACGGGGTATATGTATATTGTTTGTTTCTTATCCATACATCTGGGTTTAATTTGTTCCATTTATTTTTTTAGCAGATATAAAGGTAGCCTTATGGTCAATATGATGATGACCATGGCTTTGGCCATGGTATTTGGCTTGTCATTAGGTTTTTTCTTCGGAATTGTTCTTCATGGAGATTTGTTATATTCGACCTTGTTCAGCATAACCTTTGCTGGAATCACCGGATTTATTCTCGGTATACGCTTACATGTGCTAGCGAGTATTGAAGGGCTTTTTTCCGGGATCATGGCAGGTATGATGGGAACAATGGTTGTAGAAATGCTCACGATTTCAGAAGGGGCAGCTCTCCTATTGATCAGCTTGTTATTGCTAATGGGTACAACGATGTTTTGTATTCGCCACGTCCTTCAGGAAACATTTTCTACATTTGTTCAAAAATATGATTATGTCCTGCTCGTTGCAACGTGTATGTTAATGCTACTCACATTCTGGACCTTTCCCTTTTCAAATATGGAAAATCAGCCATCTCCGCAACACGAGGAAAACCATCATATGATGATAGGAAAGGAACCAAGTAAGGAGAAAAAACAAGCCTGCAAAGCTGATCCCAATACCTACGGAGGATACTAAAAAGGGATAGAATATTAAGAATAAGTTTATAATGAGTAGAGAAGCCCCTCGAACGTGAGGGGTTTCTAATTGATTAGTGGTATTTGTCCCGAGTGGTGGAGGATGCACAGGGTATTTATTTCATCTTGAGCGTCTGGGCATTGATCGCTACGATAACGGTACTCAGTGACATGAGGACCGCACCTAAAGCTGGATCAAGCAGGAATCCCCATCCGGCGAGCACACCTGCCGCGAGCGGGATCGCAACGATGTTGTAGCCAGCAGCCCACCAAAGGTTTTGAATCATCTTGCGATAAGTGACTCTTGACAGATCGACAATGGATACAACATCGAGTGGATCGCTATTGACGAGCACTACATCGGCTGTTTCCATAGCGACATCTGTTCCGGCTCCAACGGCTACGCCAAGATCAGCATTTGCAAGTGCTGGAGCATCATTAATGCCATCCCCGGTCATGCCGACCCGTTTCCCATCTTTCTTCAATTCTTTAACTTTTTCCGCCTTCTGATGTGGGAGAACTTCGGCAATGACTTGATCAATTCCAATTTGTTTGGCCACTTCTTGGGCCACTTGTTCGTTATCTCCGGTTAGCATCACCGTTTCCATGCCGATTTGGTGCAAGCGATCAATAGCCTCTTTTGCGGATTCTTTAACAGCATCAGCTAAGGCAATCGCACCGAGCAATGTTTGCTCCTGAAGGACAAAAACAACGGTCTTGCCTGTTTCCGAGAGTTTGGATAAGCGCTCCTTATCATAACTGATCCCTTCTCTTTGCAGATGCCCCGGGCTGACGATCGAAATAACCTTCCCATCAACGTTTCCGGTAATTCCTGCCCCTGTTATTGAATCAAAGTCCTCCGGTTGGGGAATGTCGATATTCTTTTCTTTTCCTTTTGCTACAATGCCGGCAGCGATTGGGTGCTCTGATTGAGACTCCAACGATGCCGCCAATCTTAGCAACTCCTCTTCGGATACGTTGTTTTCTACCGGGATAATGTCTGTTACTCCGAACTCCCCGTGCGTTAATGTTCCGGTCTTGTCAAATATCATTGTGTCGACCCTTCGGGCGCTTTCAAATCCGATGCGGTTTCGAATGAATAACCCTTTTTCAGCCGAAATTCCTGTGGAACGTGCAGCCACTAATGGAATCGCGAGACCAAGGGCGTGCGGACAAGAAATAACAAGTACCGTGACCATCCGAGTAACCGCAAAATTCGTATCCACACCAAGGGCCATCCAAGTGCTGAAGGTCACGATTCCGGCAACAACAGCGACGTAGAACAGTAGACTGGCGGCACGGTCTGAAAGCATTTGGGTTCTTGATTTACTTTCCTGTGCCTCTTTGACCAGTTGTACCACTTGCGATAAATATCCTTCATCGCTCGTTTTGGAGACTTCGATTGTCAAGGAACCGGATGAGTTGATCGATCCGCCGATGACTTCGTCTCCATCACTTTTTTCAACAGGCTCGGATTCCCCGGTAAGCATCGATTCATTGATCGAGGATTTTCCATTTAGAATATGGCCATCCGCCGGTATTTTCTCGCCTGGTTTAATAAGCAGACGGTCGCCCTTTTTAAGATCAGAAACAGAGACGGTTATGACTTGATCGTTCTCATCGAGCTTATTGGCTTCTTGAGGCATGAGTTCTACAAGGGATTCAAGTGAGTCGGATGCTTTCATCACGGATTTCATCTCAATCCAGTGACCAAGAAGCATGATGGCAACCAATGTGGCGAGCTCCCAGAAGAAATCCATCCCTTCAAGACCAAAGACTGTAGCTGCACTGTAGACGTACGCAACGGAGATAGCAAACCCGATGAGGGTCATCATTCCCGGGGATTTGTCTTTAATCTCGCTCACAAGCCCCGTTAAAAATGGCCAACCCCCGTAGACGAAAACAATAGTTGCCAAGATGAGTTCAACGGCTGTATCGCCGGGAAATGCAACGGTATAGTTAAAGAACATCTGAATCATATCGGACAATATGATAATAGGTATTGCCAGAATAACCGTGACAAAAAAGCGTTTTTTAAAGTCGGCCATCATATCTCCATGATCGCCATGCCCGTGATGACCATGGCCGGAATGGCCACCATCGCCACCGTGATGATCATGGTCGTCATGCGCATGGTGGCTATGATGATTGTGATGATCATGACCATGATGATTATGGCCGTGATGATCTTCTTTGTGGTGAGTATGATGATCTTGATCCTTGTGATGGTGCTGTTCATGCTCGTGATGATCCTTTTTGGACATTTTATCTCCTCCTTGTAAATATTATACCCCGTATAGGTATAATTGAAACACACTTATGATACCCCGTCAACATAGCATTCGCAATTGTCATGCCTTTTATAACTCGTGCTTCTGAACTTTCGTGACAATAAATAAAGAAAAAATATGCCCAAGAAGGGTATCCAAACGTGGATGTAGGTTTTGATAAAGTGAAAATTTGTGCTTTACATACCTTATAGGGGTATTGTATATTCTTTTCAGAAGCTATTATGATTTGTGTGTTTTTCATTCGCCCTAAACGGGAGGTGGGAGTGGATGGATTTAAATGGTTTTGGTCACCACTTACTGCTTTGCAATGGGAAATCTTGCATAAGAAACGGTGCCGAAGCAGTTACCAAGGCGATACGAAAAGACATTCATGATCAAAACTTAACGTATACAATACACACGACAAAAACGTTGTGTAATGGTCAATGCAAACATGGTCCTATTGTTGTTTTATACCCTCAAGGGTATTGGTATCGTTCCATGACACCGACGCTTGGGAAAGCACTCGTGGGAAGCATCGTTACCCACCATCCGTTGAAACAATCTCTTCTTTATTCATACGCACGCAAAGGATTTCGATCAGAGCTTTTCTAACGAGGAGAAGGAGATGAAAACAAGTGGAACAAAAAGAAGCGTCCCTACAAATCGCAGGCATGACCTGTGCGGCTTGCGCCACAAAAATTGAGAAAGGCCTTGCCAAAATCGACGGGGTTAGTGAAGCAAATGTGAATTTTGCGATGGAAAAAACCAATGTTGTTTACGATCCCGATCAGACGGATCTCCAAGATTTTGAAGAAAAAATTGATAAACTTGGATATCAAGTGATTCATGAAAATCAAACCTTTGATATTTCGGGCATGACCTGTGCGGCTTGTGCGACAAAAATTGAAAAAAAGCTATCAAAAATGGAAGGAGTCTCTTCGGCAACGGTTAACTTTGCCATGGAGAATGTTTCTGTCGAATACGATGAAGGTCAAGTTACCGTCGGAGATATGATGGAAGGGATCCGCAAATTAGGATATACCCTTAAACCACAAAAGTCGCGGGACGAAACGGTGAGTAGAAAAGACAACGAAATACGCAAGCAAACCGGCAAATTTGTTTTCTCGGCGATATTAACATTGCCACTGCTTTGGACAATGGTGGCCCACTTTGAGTTTATGTCGTTCCTCTATTTGCCAGATATGCTCATGAATCCATGGGTGCAGCTAGCGCTTGCGGCCCCCGTACAATTCTTCGTTGGCGCCCAGTTTTACAGTGGTTCCTACAAAGCCTTGAAAAACAAAAGTGCAAACATGGATGTATTGATTGCGCTTGGGACGACGGCGGCCTTTTTATACAGTGTCTTCTTGGGTTGGGAATGGTACGCCACCGGCCAACAAGGGATGCCGGAGCTTTACTTTGAGACTGCAGCTGTGATCATTACGCTCGTGGTCCTCGGGAAACTGTTTGAAGTACGTGCCAAAGGACGCACGAGCAAAGCGATTGAAAAGTTGCTCGGAATGCAAGCCAAAACGGCACGCATCATTCGTAATGGCGAGGAAATGGAAGTCGCTATTGAAGAAGTGCTTGTGGGAGACACGGTTATGGTGCGCCCTGGAGAGAAAGTGCCGGTGGACGGAAAGATTTATGAAGGGCAATCGGCCATGGATGAATCGATGATCACCGGTGAAAGTATTCCGATTGACAAGAAACAAGGAGACGAGGTCATCGGGGCAACGATCAATAAGAATGGGCTTCTCAAAATCGAAGCTACGAAAGTCGGGAAAGATACGGCGCTTTCCCAAATTGTGAAAGTTGTGGAAGAAGCGCAAGGAAGCAAGGCGAATGTCCAACGGATGGTTGATAAAGTGTCAGGGATTTTTGTGCCTGTCGTTGTCTTGATTGCCATTACAACATTTCTTGTTTGGTATTTCGTGATCAATCCCGGAGATTTGCGTTCAGCGTTAGTGCCCCTCATTACGATCCTTGTCATCGCTTGCCCCTGTGCGCTTGGATTAGCAACACCAACATCCATTATGGCAGGTACGGGTCGCTCTGCTGAAAATGGTGTGCTCTTTAAGGGCGGCGAGCACTTGGAAAACACACGTGGGATCCAAACGATCATACTTGATAAGACGGGAACGGTGACAAAGGGAGAACCTGCATTGACCAATGTCAAAGTAGTCCCTGATTTCAATGAGGAATCGGTGCTTGCAATCGTCGGTGCCGTAGAAAAAAACTCGGAGCACCCCCTTGCAGAAGCGATGGTCAAAGGCATTGAGGAAAAGGGAATTCCATTGCGAGAGAGCGAAGATTTCGAAGCGTTGCCAGGATATGGGGTGCGTGCCTTTGTCGACGGAGACGAAATCATTATCGGGACACGCAAACTCATGCAAACATCATCCGTCCCGATCGGATCTTCTGGTGAAGAGATGTCTGGCCTTGAGAAAGAAGGAAAGACAGCGATGCTTATTGCTATTGACGGTAAGTATGCCGGGATGATTGCCGTTGCCGATACGGTGAAAGAAACGTCCAAAGCAGCGATTCAACGGATGCATGACCTCGGCTTAGAAGTGGCCATGCTGACGGGAGATAACCAGCAAACGGCCGAAGCGATCGGCAATCAAGTCGGGATTGACCGTGTGATTGCGGAAGTGGTCCCGGAACAAAAAGCCGAAGAAATTAAAAAGATCCAAGACCAAGGCAAAAAAGTTGCCATGGTTGGCGATGGCATCAACGATGCACCGGCACTCGCGGTCGCCGATATTGGGATGGCGATCGGAACGGGGACGGATGTGGCGATTGAATCCGCCGATATTACGCTTATGCGCGGCGACTTGCACAGTGTGGCTGATAGCGTTCAGCTCAGTACAAAAACGTTTCGCAACATTAAGCAGAATCTGTTCTTTGCCTTCTTTTATAATACGGCATCCATTCCAGTTGCCGCAGCCGGTCTACTTGCTCCATGGGTGGCCGGGGCAGCAATGGCCTTCAGTTCGGTATCCGTTGTATTGAATGCCTTGCGTTTGCAACGTTTGAAGTTAAGCCGATAAGGAGGAAAGAACATGAAAGTTAAACACTGGGCGCTCGTGGGGGTCTTGTATGTGGCGGTTGTTATTGGCAGCTACACGGCCATCACGGGTGATAACCCGTTAGAGAGCAATGACATGCATGAAGATCACGGAAGTAGTGAAGAAGTATATGAGAGCCATGAAGTATCATCAGCGTATACTTGAGGAGGACGAAGTAATGGATGATCACCAAAACCACCAAACTGCTGGAGAATCCGAAGTCCATACCGATGTTTCCTATCACAATGGCGAAGCCCGTGTTCAGCTGGAGGATGTACACGGAACGGTACCTGAACTAGAAGAAACCCACGAAGAAACGATGCATTTAATCATCGTCTCCAATGACCTGGAAGACTTTATCCACCTTCATCCTGAACGCGTGGAGGATGGGGTTTATGCCGCGTCTATAAAACTTGAAGACGGTCGTTACCAAGCCTTTGTCGATATTGCTCCGAAGGATCGAAACTATGTTGTCCAACCGAATGACCTTCAGGTAGGCGAAGAGGATCAGCCCAATCCCTCAGCTTCCCTCTCGGCGAGTAAAGATCGGACTCAAGATATCGATGGGAAGACGGTCACCTTGGAAGCAGAAGGTTTGAGCACCAACGGTCCTACGACGCTAGACTTTTATTTGCATGGTGAAGATCCGGAACCCTATTTGGGGGGCCTAGGACATGTGGTCATTCTTGATGAAGCTGCGGAGACATTTATTCATGTTCACCCGACTTCAGAAAATGGGACCACTTTTGAAACCCATATTAATCACCCGGGGCTGTATAAGGTATGGACGGAGTTCAAATATGAGGATGTTGGTGTTATTACGTTTCCATTTATCATTCAAGTGGAGGAATGAGAGGAGGATCATTATGTATGAACTCGAGCTATATACGCATCCACTTTGTTCCGACTGCAAAGAAAGTAAAGCGTACTTGGACGAACAAAATGTGCTTTACACGGAGTATGACGTAAGCAAAGCAGCCGAGAAAGAAGATGACTTAAAAAAACAAACCGGATCGAAAGTTGTACCGGGTTTTGTTTTCACCAAAAAGTCACTGCTGGGAAAAATGAAAAAACCACTAGTCTTTACTGGATTTGAGCGCAATGCATCTGAGATAAAATCGTTGATTCAAAAGATGTGATTTTACTGTAAACTAGGAGTGGATCAGCACATGATTACCGTGTATACATCATCAAGTTGTTTGTCATGCCGGAAGACAAAGGATTGGTTACGAGAACATCGGCTTCCCTTTCGTGAAATAGATATAACGAAAACGAAACTGACCATCGATGAGGTCAAACACATTTTTTCATTGACAGAGAACGGTATCGATGATGTCATTTCCAGACAATCGAAGGCTTTTGCAGAATTGGCGCTCGACATGGAAGGTTTATCTTTGCATACACTCTTCCAAATCATTTGTAAATATCCATCGCTTTTAAAACGACCGATTATTATGGATGATAAGCAGTTGCTCGCTGGCTATCATGAGGAGGAGATCCGCCGCTTTCTCCCACGATCTGTTCGAAACCAATTAAAGGAGGGGATATATGTGTAGGCAATGACGTTAGAATAAAATGATACCATGCATTGCAAACACGTGCCGAAAGTTATTTAGCTATACAAGAGATACGAAAGGAGCAAAAAATCATGAAGGATATGACATTAAACGTACAAGGGATGTCTTGTGGTCATTGTGTAAACTCCATTGAAGGTAATGTCGGCAACCTAAATGGCGTAGATAATGTGAAGGTTCATTTAAGTGAAGGAAAAGTAGATGTCACCTTTGATCCGAACAAAGTAGATCTGGAAAAAATAACAGAAGAGATTGAAGATCAGGGATATGATGTAGCCTAAATATTAAAAGTGGAGGGATCGCGCGCGTAAGTGCACGGTCCCTTTAACCAATGAACGAGGAGGTAAAACGTATGTCAGCACAAGAAAAAGGAACTGTTCAGCCAAACAAACAAGAATTACTCAATCGCTTGAAACGTATTGAAGGTCAAGTGCGTGGGGTGCAAAAGATGATTGATGAGGATAAGTATTGCGTAGATATCCTCAATCAAATTTCGGCGATTCAGTCAGCCATGAAAAAGGTGAGTATTTCTTTGATGGAAGATCATACAAACCACTGTGTCGCCAATGCCATTCAAGAAGGCAACAAGGAGGAGATGATCGATGAATTGATGGATGTCATGAAGCGATTAATGTGAATGTAAAACGAGGCGCTTAAGTTGAATAAGAATTAGCGCCTGTTTTCCTTTTTAAAGCCAGATTCTTGAATAAGAGTGCTACCCGATGGGAATTGCAGAAAAATAAATTTCCACTTTATAATGAAATTAGTGATAATAATTTATATTTATGGATTTGGAGTGAGAAAAATAGAAAATTTGGTATCAACGATTGTTACATCTACTGCAGCTCTCGTTGCAAATCTACACGATCTTAAAATAAGCGTGAGCAACAGTAAACATCTTTTTTATCACAAATGTCGCTTGCAATCACTGTATTAATGTGAACAGTGAATAAACCAATATTTGAAATAGCCGCATCTTTCTTCACGGCGTCAAAAGTGAAGAACTTTATTTTCACCTAACAACTATGTGACACTAACGAGCGCTTGTATGGTTGGATATATCGGGAGGATCAAATATCATGTTTCCGAGTTTTTGTGCAGCTGTTTCTTGCAATCCTGGCATTAAATGCGAGTAAGTGTCGATTGTAACTTGGATTGAATTGTGACCTAATCTTTCTTGAACAATTTTAGGATGGAACCCTAACTTTAGTAAATGTGTTGCATGTGTGTGCCTTAATTCATGGAATGTAATGGGT
The Salicibibacter kimchii DNA segment above includes these coding regions:
- the lgt gene encoding prolipoprotein diacylglyceryl transferase, whose translation is MSEKMLLSNVQPLNPVAFEIFGWPIYWYGVIIILGALLGYVLANREAIRRGLPKDFFADLLIWAVPVALVFARMYYVIFNLDYYLENPGQIIAIWEGGLAIHGGLVGGVLTGYVFAKIRGFSFWKVADIAAPSILLGQAIGRWGNFINQEAHGGEVSREFLENLMLPDWIINQMFIDGSYYHPTFLYESIWSFIGVGILLYLRRVNMRRGDLFLTYVIWYSFGRFFIEGLRTDSLMIFDFLRTAQVISIVLIVGAVITIIYRRKTGLSRIRYLSDDSPKKKNKNKKREKK
- a CDS encoding rhodanese-like domain-containing protein translates to MRGKYIMPIVLTVITLVFFLTFNPFTVEPEAEEAGEWIEINQNEVSAEIGEANVELVDLREKELYDEGHIPGAIHIPYDKFQQRYNELSDDNRIILICHTGSMGVDSADFLVNQGFDDVANFGGGMAVWEGPLKTN
- the zupT gene encoding zinc transporter ZupT; amino-acid sequence: MGQDVWFALGLTLIAGLLGGVMIYVSFVEIFSEAQDALTSAIGEQIGSWLTVGGFFAGMLLVALIDKLVPNQGNPHEVKKVEEMNQSPQSARSKNPELMRMGSFTALAITIHNFPEGIATFTAALQEPTLGVAIAIAVALHNIPEGITVSVPMYYATGSRKKALLYSFLSGLLEPLGAVVAFMVLMPFLNDILFGIVFASVAGIMVFISLDGLIPTAKKYNKEHSSIYGFLLGMAVMAFSLQLLF
- a CDS encoding copper-translocating P-type ATPase, which produces MSKKDHHEHEQHHHKDQDHHTHHKEDHHGHNHHGHDHHNHHSHHAHDDHDHHGGDGGHSGHGHHGHGDHGDMMADFKKRFFVTVILAIPIIILSDMIQMFFNYTVAFPGDTAVELILATIVFVYGGWPFLTGLVSEIKDKSPGMMTLIGFAISVAYVYSAATVFGLEGMDFFWELATLVAIMLLGHWIEMKSVMKASDSLESLVELMPQEANKLDENDQVITVSVSDLKKGDRLLIKPGEKIPADGHILNGKSSINESMLTGESEPVEKSDGDEVIGGSINSSGSLTIEVSKTSDEGYLSQVVQLVKEAQESKSRTQMLSDRAASLLFYVAVVAGIVTFSTWMALGVDTNFAVTRMVTVLVISCPHALGLAIPLVAARSTGISAEKGLFIRNRIGFESARRVDTMIFDKTGTLTHGEFGVTDIIPVENNVSEEELLRLAASLESQSEHPIAAGIVAKGKEKNIDIPQPEDFDSITGAGITGNVDGKVISIVSPGHLQREGISYDKERLSKLSETGKTVVFVLQEQTLLGAIALADAVKESAKEAIDRLHQIGMETVMLTGDNEQVAQEVAKQIGIDQVIAEVLPHQKAEKVKELKKDGKRVGMTGDGINDAPALANADLGVAVGAGTDVAMETADVVLVNSDPLDVVSIVDLSRVTYRKMIQNLWWAAGYNIVAIPLAAGVLAGWGFLLDPALGAVLMSLSTVIVAINAQTLKMK
- a CDS encoding (2Fe-2S) ferredoxin domain-containing protein, whose protein sequence is MDLNGFGHHLLLCNGKSCIRNGAEAVTKAIRKDIHDQNLTYTIHTTKTLCNGQCKHGPIVVLYPQGYWYRSMTPTLGKALVGSIVTHHPLKQSLLYSYARKGFRSELF
- a CDS encoding heavy metal translocating P-type ATPase; this encodes MEQKEASLQIAGMTCAACATKIEKGLAKIDGVSEANVNFAMEKTNVVYDPDQTDLQDFEEKIDKLGYQVIHENQTFDISGMTCAACATKIEKKLSKMEGVSSATVNFAMENVSVEYDEGQVTVGDMMEGIRKLGYTLKPQKSRDETVSRKDNEIRKQTGKFVFSAILTLPLLWTMVAHFEFMSFLYLPDMLMNPWVQLALAAPVQFFVGAQFYSGSYKALKNKSANMDVLIALGTTAAFLYSVFLGWEWYATGQQGMPELYFETAAVIITLVVLGKLFEVRAKGRTSKAIEKLLGMQAKTARIIRNGEEMEVAIEEVLVGDTVMVRPGEKVPVDGKIYEGQSAMDESMITGESIPIDKKQGDEVIGATINKNGLLKIEATKVGKDTALSQIVKVVEEAQGSKANVQRMVDKVSGIFVPVVVLIAITTFLVWYFVINPGDLRSALVPLITILVIACPCALGLATPTSIMAGTGRSAENGVLFKGGEHLENTRGIQTIILDKTGTVTKGEPALTNVKVVPDFNEESVLAIVGAVEKNSEHPLAEAMVKGIEEKGIPLRESEDFEALPGYGVRAFVDGDEIIIGTRKLMQTSSVPIGSSGEEMSGLEKEGKTAMLIAIDGKYAGMIAVADTVKETSKAAIQRMHDLGLEVAMLTGDNQQTAEAIGNQVGIDRVIAEVVPEQKAEEIKKIQDQGKKVAMVGDGINDAPALAVADIGMAIGTGTDVAIESADITLMRGDLHSVADSVQLSTKTFRNIKQNLFFAFFYNTASIPVAAAGLLAPWVAGAAMAFSSVSVVLNALRLQRLKLSR